One segment of Verrucomicrobiota bacterium DNA contains the following:
- a CDS encoding exopolysaccharide biosynthesis polyprenyl glycosylphosphotransferase, with product MLTNRASGLYRVHVLCQAVVVALYFGLLLLGFKLVRGWSTVDASDYLVYLVVIVASLLVEAMLRSERLRWLLELAPRHIARNSLSQTVAIGFGLSFFLVGMKDLGISRIYFGLLLVGAYPVLYYCNRYLPRPVLRFLLWRFGRDPVKVLVVDDDGSTLKDFRRRINAGQYPGSRLVGYLSREIPNNPSEALSVGWLGTLEDLEKVASEFGISQVVVPSVDFSREFGRRMMDFCEAKGLRIVLVNDVPKRLGRSLTMTSVGGLEILSPRTEPLEDPLNRMVKRSADIGISAVVLSFVLPLMITFAWIAHRWQSPGPLFYKQERSGRGGQRFKIYKFRSLHVDHGEDSKQVTTNDSRVFPLGALMRKLSIDELPQFWNVLQGQMSLVGPRPHLPEHDAEFAQQTANYAVRHFVKPGITGLAQVKGYRGETRTRNDVRHRVRWDVVYLERWTPWLDTWILWRTAWQCLVPCKKAY from the coding sequence ATGCTCACCAACCGTGCTTCCGGCTTGTATCGTGTCCACGTCCTCTGTCAGGCCGTGGTGGTAGCGCTCTATTTTGGCCTTTTGCTGTTGGGCTTCAAGTTGGTGCGCGGCTGGTCCACTGTGGATGCTTCGGACTACTTGGTCTACTTGGTCGTGATCGTGGCGAGCCTTTTGGTGGAGGCGATGCTGCGGTCGGAGCGGTTGAGGTGGTTGCTGGAGCTGGCGCCAAGGCATATCGCTCGAAATTCTCTTTCTCAAACGGTGGCAATTGGGTTTGGACTGTCGTTCTTCTTGGTTGGGATGAAGGATCTAGGCATTTCTAGAATTTATTTCGGCTTGCTGCTTGTTGGGGCCTACCCGGTGCTCTATTACTGTAATCGTTATCTTCCCCGCCCTGTTTTGCGTTTCCTTCTCTGGCGCTTTGGGCGTGATCCCGTGAAGGTGTTGGTGGTGGACGACGATGGGTCCACGCTGAAAGACTTTCGGAGGCGAATCAATGCGGGGCAGTATCCGGGGTCGAGGCTCGTGGGCTATCTCAGTCGGGAAATTCCCAACAATCCCAGTGAAGCGCTATCTGTTGGTTGGCTGGGGACATTAGAAGATTTGGAAAAGGTAGCGAGCGAATTCGGGATCAGCCAAGTGGTCGTTCCTAGCGTGGATTTCTCACGAGAATTTGGCCGCCGCATGATGGATTTCTGCGAAGCCAAGGGCTTGCGGATTGTCTTGGTAAATGATGTCCCAAAACGCCTTGGGCGGAGTTTAACCATGACGAGCGTGGGGGGGCTGGAAATTCTTTCTCCCAGGACGGAACCTTTGGAGGATCCTTTGAATCGTATGGTTAAGCGATCAGCTGACATTGGAATTTCGGCAGTCGTCTTGAGCTTTGTGCTGCCGCTCATGATCACTTTCGCATGGATCGCCCATCGTTGGCAAAGCCCAGGGCCTCTCTTTTACAAGCAAGAGCGAAGTGGTCGAGGTGGGCAACGGTTCAAGATTTACAAATTCCGCTCGCTCCATGTCGATCATGGAGAAGATAGCAAACAGGTGACAACCAACGACTCTCGAGTCTTCCCCTTAGGTGCTCTCATGCGGAAATTGAGCATCGACGAACTGCCTCAGTTCTGGAACGTGCTTCAAGGACAGATGAGTCTTGTAGGTCCCCGTCCTCATTTGCCTGAGCATGATGCCGAATTCGCTCAACAGACCGCCAACTATGCCGTCCGCCACTTTGTCAAACCAGGCATCACTGGCCTAGCCCAAGTCAAAGGCTATCGTGGGGAAACCCGGACTCGCAACGATGTGCGGCACCGAGTCCGATGGGATGTCGTCTATTTGGAACGCTGGACGCCTTGGCTGGACACTTGGATTCTATGGAGAACCGCCTGGCAGTGTCTAGTTCCTTGTAAAAAGGCCTACTGA
- a CDS encoding exosortase/archaeosortase family protein yields the protein MPSFSQTKIALREFFSPSLTFWLVLALLWGQLFFVCAATWLAQETYEYAWLIPPLLVFFLFRRDEIRFNPDHFQPRLVGGERVGGNPRSWAVRWLLLALGLGVFLWALRVVETVDPYWRLALWVHASLVVLISAAWCFWVWRPKLSLGLRLLPLVFLSLLAVPLPTGLEVWLVEAFTDTTMALGVGWMELAGRPVERVGRWLVSMGEQVEVTEGCSGIRSFQSLLFVAVALGEMMTLRWWGRFLLIPLAALLTLVSNFIRVVCLAETRWTEGPVAFQRLHDSITPWTFSGACLALVVVAAWIRRCQSARKRVQVISSQEKVGQTVAESLTANPRAETENEGMPTHPLRRNGWKLAFLVSAGVVVIEVGRLSWFRQSNEAAETEKPFALEKSPRLGLKLLEVGSAVREAYAGGEVSSGVYLQDGVEAEVYLIHWEDASSSGWYEIGGHDPSVCMESVGSKEEKVYPPWIASQGKASLIVRPALYRSVDGKKVYLFEGLWFGWRAGDALAFLGSGDLRGLRFAIAASRTLKFPAIRLRVGVRFAQGYPEARAFFEEVVLTAVSQNF from the coding sequence GTGCCTTCCTTTAGCCAGACGAAAATCGCCCTGCGAGAGTTCTTTTCGCCTTCACTGACGTTTTGGCTGGTACTAGCGCTTCTTTGGGGCCAGCTTTTTTTTGTTTGCGCTGCCACCTGGCTGGCCCAGGAGACCTACGAGTATGCTTGGCTGATTCCACCCCTTTTGGTCTTTTTTCTTTTTCGGCGGGACGAAATCAGATTCAACCCAGATCATTTTCAGCCCAGGTTGGTCGGAGGCGAGAGGGTGGGGGGCAACCCTCGCTCCTGGGCTGTGAGATGGCTCCTTCTTGCCTTAGGGTTGGGAGTCTTCCTGTGGGCATTGAGGGTCGTGGAGACCGTGGATCCGTATTGGCGTTTGGCCCTCTGGGTCCACGCTTCGCTGGTCGTGTTGATTTCGGCCGCCTGGTGTTTTTGGGTTTGGCGACCAAAGCTCTCATTGGGTCTGCGTTTGTTGCCGCTGGTCTTCTTGTCCCTTTTGGCTGTGCCCTTACCAACAGGCTTGGAAGTTTGGCTCGTCGAAGCATTCACCGACACTACCATGGCACTTGGGGTCGGATGGATGGAGTTGGCAGGACGCCCTGTGGAAAGGGTAGGGCGTTGGTTGGTCTCGATGGGGGAGCAAGTAGAGGTGACGGAGGGCTGTAGTGGAATTCGGTCTTTTCAGAGTCTGCTTTTTGTCGCAGTGGCGTTGGGGGAGATGATGACCCTCCGCTGGTGGGGTCGCTTTCTTCTGATTCCGTTGGCGGCGCTCTTGACGTTGGTCTCGAATTTCATCCGAGTGGTTTGTTTGGCTGAGACTCGTTGGACGGAAGGACCGGTCGCTTTCCAGCGACTGCATGACAGCATCACCCCATGGACATTTTCAGGCGCTTGTTTGGCCTTGGTCGTCGTCGCGGCTTGGATCCGACGTTGTCAGTCGGCCAGAAAACGGGTTCAGGTGATCTCGAGCCAAGAAAAGGTGGGTCAGACTGTCGCAGAGAGCCTTACAGCCAACCCCCGTGCAGAAACAGAGAATGAGGGCATGCCGACACATCCCTTGCGGCGGAATGGTTGGAAACTTGCGTTCTTAGTGAGCGCTGGAGTCGTGGTGATTGAGGTGGGTCGACTCTCTTGGTTCAGGCAGTCAAACGAAGCGGCAGAAACCGAAAAACCGTTTGCCCTCGAAAAATCGCCGCGCCTGGGGCTGAAACTCCTTGAAGTTGGCTCAGCAGTTCGTGAGGCTTACGCGGGGGGAGAGGTTTCGAGCGGGGTGTATCTTCAAGATGGTGTGGAAGCTGAAGTGTATTTGATTCACTGGGAAGACGCGTCCTCATCGGGATGGTATGAAATAGGAGGACATGATCCTTCCGTCTGCATGGAAAGTGTGGGCTCCAAGGAGGAAAAGGTCTACCCACCTTGGATCGCCTCTCAGGGAAAAGCTTCCCTCATCGTTCGTCCGGCCCTCTACCGTTCGGTGGATGGTAAGAAAGTTTACTTGTTTGAGGGCCTTTGGTTCGGGTGGAGGGCGGGCGATGCGCTCGCGTTCCTAGGATCGGGCGATCTGAGAGGGCTTCGTTTTGCAATTGCAGCCAGCAGGACCTTGAAATTTCCGGCGATTCGGTTGCGGGTAGGAGTGAGGTTTGCTCAGGGTTATCCTGAGGCCAGGGCTTTTTTTGAAGAGGTAGTTTTAACAGCTGTCTCCCAAAATTTCTGA